The Mytilus edulis chromosome 5, xbMytEdul2.2, whole genome shotgun sequence genomic interval actatGTGTgaagctgttagttttctctatTTGATTATTTCTTGTATTCCTTGGGTCGTCGGTGAATAGCAGTAAGCTACAGTTGTCTGATTTTCTATCATACTGCATCACATCTCCTTACTACTGCAATTTAATcttatctttttatttcttttgaatagatttattttatttgttttgtgtttcttgTAGATGGAATAGAGCCTATGGATTTTGCCTTCCATGATGAAGATTTGGCAATTGCTGTGTAAgtcatttattttatcatttacatAATAAACCAagatttattatgtttataatttCATTGAATTTGCCAATAGTGAAAAAAAGAAAGCCTTGcgttataaaattgaaaattagtctgatgaaatttaattatgaaacaTGATGAAATGGGGAAACTCAATGGTACAGAAACTTTTATATTagtaattttcaacaatttattttatatatacatgtatacaaaaatgtacatgataTGTGCAATTTATAAACGTAATTTTAGTACATCATTACATCTGACattataaatagaataaaatcTTTTATCTTTTCCAATCACACTTTAGTTGCTGGAACCAATCATTAATCATATATATCTGTACTTTATAAACACACATACTGACATAAAGATAAGATTTACATTTTGTAGAACAAAATATGATAAttgtttatgattatttttaGATCCAGTGATGTTGATACTAAATTTGATGAAACTATAGGACACATAGAAGATATTATTATGGGTAAGTACATCATTTTTGCCGGGTTGCTGTCTATTTGACATATTCCacatttttaaaaaagaacatCACTCTGACATGCAAAACTAAATAATTTGACAATATAGATAACTGCTGAATCAGACAGCTTATGAGTTTAAATACGCATATAGCTTTCAACATTCTCACATCAGGCAATGTCCAGTAAGTGATAAGTTTAGTGAATAGTTATTACATGTAGGTTACTAAAATCACTATTCAGAGTATTTGTATGGCATATATGGTATGATgattacattttaaaaacaataagttAGTTGAACATATCAAAGACTGATTTTACTCATGAGTAGTACAATAGATGCATCAGACTAAAATAGTAACCTTTATTTTTCAGAAGATGAATTCCAGACATTGCAAaataatttcttagaaaaatattaCCATGAATTTGAAGACactgaagaaaataaatttgtttacacAGATATACATAGAGAATATGTAAGTATAGATTTTCCTTGTAGACTAGATATCATAGATATGGTCAATACATTTGTAATAAGAATTGAAGAAAGTCTAAACATTTAGCCAAGTTAAATTTTGCAAACTATTGTTTTTCTTCCTTGTTGTTTTAAAGCTAGTTATTACCTTTCTAAGTTACATTTGTTACCTGACCTCagagaaatacaaaaacaaaatgtataattgttgtgaaaaaaaacaatttaaggaGAGggtcattgttatttttttctgtggGCAAGGAAAAGTTTATGGCTCCTTTAAACACAAAGTATAACAATCCTATCAAaaggttgtttcctgtaattgaCGATTACCATCattgaaaaaaacccactttATTCTTTCAAGTTATGACGAGTGTAAAATTAAACCTAACGATGAATCAGATTGAtctaaaaattatttttcaaatgatatttagcatgtttagtcaCATTGGATAATGTCCAATTTCATTGGAGAATTTTTATCTAATTAGCTGGCAAgcaatatacatcatgtacattgtctCATTAATATTTGTAGGCATAAAAGTGAAATAAGTTTattaattatagtataactaatcgccgtatttgaatatcaaaaataagacaacgcgtgaccgaacgacgcatggattaaacgagtgcgcagcacgagtttaatccatagctgcgttcggtcacaagttgtcttatttttgatattcaaatacggcgattagttattctttttattacattggcaactggctttttttatgaaattaatgtagaaaatgtaaggaactatatctttttcctacgcattgacaaattgttttgatccgacgttatcgacgtcttgacaacgcctattgtatGACgccagagagtgaaataaccacgtttatttcacatgtgaaattatcggtttttatctaactgggaaatcaatgtaattcattgcaaccaatgtaataaactaattttattttattttcagattgaaTTAATAGAAAAATACTTAGAAGATGAATTATCTAAACGAATACCAGAGTTTTCTATGGTAGAATTTACAAGACAAATAATGTAAGTACTTTTAACGTATGATTCATGggcaaaagaaaatatttatcatgtttaaaaaaaaaacagaagttgTTGTGAATTGTCAAGATTGTCAAGGAGAAATTTAggtgaagtaaaaaaaaaaacctgacaaaaaatatctgtttattgtgaaaaattaattttactgACTTGGCCATATACTGTTATGGGTTCTATATTCTTATTACATTTATTAATTGACTTTCCAATGTCCATGATGTCTATGCATGATGATATTTTAGTCTTTACTCAATTaaccttaacatgcttaatgaaCACTTTTCTACTTTGAATGCATTCATCACCATCATATACATTATTAAGAGTGTCTTAAAAAAAACTACCATTATATATATACTCGTATACATGAATAGAAAGTaagcatatgtcatgtatgtataaaAATACTTAACCTTGACATACATCGTGTACATGACATAGAAAGTAAGGAATACAGCATTAGGACACCATCTATTGTAAAAGTGTGAAAGGTGTTTAATAAAAGCAGCAATTATGCAAATcatggttttatttataaaaaaagaagatttggtatggttgtcaatgagacaactcttcacaagagtccaaatgacacagaaattaacaactatatgtcactgtacatcctttaacaaaaatattgaacaattTTGTTGGTTCACATTAACTGTATGTAAtggtatatttgtttaatttcaggGAGAGAAGAAATGAATTAGATggtgaaatatttgaaatgttatCAACCTTTAGTGACTTCATGGcatttaaagaaatgtttttaGATTATAGAGCAGTAAGTTTGTTTACTTGaaatgataaatgatacttttcaAACATTAgaacatcatttatttttaaatgttgaaaactgTTACGCTGATAGTAAAACATCTAGCAAGGAAATCACAcctaaatgtacatgtaccttgcTGTTTTTACAGAgtagatttcatttttttcaaattattaatgtTTTGGAAATGGATGATTTATTAACTGAGTTATCTTTTCATTATGTAGAGAAAAAAACATTAAGGGGTGTGACTGCATGATCATCTCTTTACATCAGCATATCTGAATTATCAAATATTATAGACATCTGCATATTTTAAATCATAACTTTTGCTTGAAAAAATACATgaataaaattcaataaatcggtaaattttaatttatttgttttattttttaggacAAGGAAGGGCGATCAGTAGATCTTAGTTCTGGTATTACAGTTACACACGTACATGAACATGACCAAGGAGGCAATGGAGACGGATTCTCATTTGACTTTTCACTCACAGGACAATCGTTTGGACCTAAGTAAATCTTCCACATTATTAGGAGAACTGTTTTAAGTATTATATCTGTGTCTGTTTACCTCAGCTTTAAGACATGGATCTCACTCTAACCATTACTTTGATGCACAAAGTCAGGGTCAACTGAAGACTTCTCACCAGTTAAATGATGTGTAcatgaaaaaaacttttaacagtcTTAGTTTTGCTGTATTAATCTTTATCTGAATCTACTGAATGCTTGGAAATGATCTGTATTGAAGGAATGCAGTTGTAGACTAAGTGTAGTTGAGAATATTTCACCATTAAGAATTTGAAACGATAACAGATAACAGATAAGGTCCACACTGccaaatgttttatttcatatttataaatgctCTTATTTACATAGTGCATTAATTTATACATAATGAATTTGAAATtgatcaacaacaaaataaaatacagaacaatatagatattttcaaacttttattgcttataaatatagaactttggttttatttttttctactcaCAGAGGATTATGGTTGTTCACACATGACACACagtcttttttgtttctttttactttCTCAAAGATTTGATATATAATTGCTTTtaaaatgtcatgaatgtattAAACTTTGGCATTGAACATATTTAATCGTAATTCTTAAAGCACATGTGTTTCATCAAGTTCATGTAAATTTAGTATCACTATATATTTATTACCACCGACATTGAATAATGGCTTCAAAAGGCTGTAACATTTTAGCctgttttaaaaaatgtacatgtgtCTTGTGATATATCAAGTGGCTGTAATCTGAGATGAGATTCATTACATCATAATACATACTAAGAATACTTGGACCAAATTTATGGTATATTTTTTAAAGAGATtgcagaattattcaaaatagcAATGACAAGAAACCAAAAATATGTGCTTCCTTTAAAAGTCATAAGATAACATCATAGTTGTATACTTGGTTGTAAAGTGCTGCAAAACCGTCCAGTTAGATATCTTGTTTGAATGAGAGGTGCTATAAGAAATGAATGATCGTGATGatggtttgtttgttattttaatgAAAGATATTGATATGAAATAGTCACAGGAAAAGTGTTTCTatgttcattttattattattttaatttgtatttgtgtatttgtgattatatttataataaaagttaAGTATACAAACATTTTAGTTTCTGTTACGCCTTACAAGACATAGGGTAAACTGGCAGTCATACACTTGTTGTTTAAAGCTTTATACTTGAGAATGCCTACATTGTATGCAGATGCTTTATGTTAAGAAGTCAGTCCTTCATGTGtgttcattgtccttgacctctgtttttagctcaccgttCATAAGGAACTGTGAGCTttagccatcacttggcgtcctatgtcgtcgt includes:
- the LOC139522961 gene encoding ADP-ribosylation factor-like protein 2-binding protein isoform X4, with product MSVCMYGIEPMDFAFHDEDLAIAVSSDVDTKFDETIGHIEDIIMEDEFQTLQNNFLEKYYHEFEDTEENKFVYTDIHREYIELIEKYLEDELSKRIPEFSMVEFTRQIMERRNELDGEIFEMLSTFSDFMAFKEMFLDYRADKEGRSVDLSSGITVTHVHEHDQGGNGDGFSFDFSLTGQSFGPK
- the LOC139522961 gene encoding ADP-ribosylation factor-like protein 2-binding protein isoform X2; its protein translation is MASNADEEQPDGIEPMDFAFHDEDLAIAVSSDVDTKFDETIGHIEDIIMEDEFQTLQNNFLEKYYHEFEDTEENKFVYTDIHREYIELIEKYLEDELSKRIPEFSMVEFTRQIMERRNELDGEIFEMLSTFSDFMAFKEMFLDYRADKEGRSVDLSSGITVTHVHEHDQGRNGDEFSFDFSLTGKLFGPK
- the LOC139522961 gene encoding ADP-ribosylation factor-like protein 2-binding protein isoform X1, producing the protein MASNADEEQPDGIEPMDFAFHDEDLAIAVSSDVDTKFDETIGHIEDIIMEDEFQTLQNNFLEKYYHEFEDTEENKFVYTDIHREYIELIEKYLEDELSKRIPEFSMVEFTRQIMERRNELDGEIFEMLSTFSDFMAFKEMFLDYRADKEGRSVDLSSGITVTHVHEHDQGGNGDGFSFDFSLTGQSFGPK